One segment of Pseudodesulfovibrio sp. 5S69 DNA contains the following:
- a CDS encoding adenine phosphoribosyltransferase yields the protein MNLRHYVRDIPDYPKKGITFFDITPILSTPKAFRYVIDLLYEKYKDCGADKIVAADARGFIFGAPLALKMGIGFVPIRKPGKLPYKNRCVTYDLEYGSDTLCMHVDAIEDGDKVLMIDDLLATGGTAEGMVKLIREAGGEIVGAGFVIQLSFLDGDEVMRAAGVKHDFLIEID from the coding sequence ATGAATCTGCGCCATTATGTCCGGGACATCCCGGATTATCCCAAGAAAGGGATCACGTTTTTCGACATCACGCCCATTCTGAGCACCCCCAAGGCCTTCCGCTACGTCATCGACCTGCTGTACGAGAAGTATAAGGACTGCGGCGCGGACAAGATCGTGGCCGCCGATGCCCGCGGCTTCATCTTCGGCGCGCCCCTGGCCCTCAAGATGGGCATCGGCTTCGTACCCATCCGCAAGCCCGGCAAGCTGCCGTACAAGAACCGCTGCGTGACCTACGACCTGGAATACGGCTCCGACACCCTGTGCATGCACGTGGACGCCATCGAGGATGGCGACAAGGTCTTGATGATCGACGACCTGCTGGCCACGGGCGGCACGGCCGAGGGCATGGTCAAGCTGATCCGCGAAGCGGGCGGCGAGATCGTGGGCGCCGGGTTCGTCATCCAGCTCTCCTTCCTGGACGGCGACGAGGTCATGCGCGCGGCCGGCGTGAAACATGATTTCCTCATTGAAATCGACTAA
- the rsmA gene encoding 16S rRNA (adenine(1518)-N(6)/adenine(1519)-N(6))-dimethyltransferase RsmA yields MAHQDGPHRAKKSLGQNFLTDPNICRKIVDALAPAPDDYIIEIGPGQGALTEHLAEVGARRLRVVEMDDELAEGLEERWPELDVVRTDALKFPWTDLNETGPCKIIGNLPYNVGSKLIWDIVSRVETLERAVFMVQHEVALRLTATPGTKAFGGLTAWVRNFCDTRYLFKVPPSVFRPRPKVDSAVVRFDPLPREDRPDDPDRLAGLIKLLFQQRRKQISTILKKRMTPAVERWFLDEGVSPSARPENLTPAQFRTLSLIY; encoded by the coding sequence ATGGCGCATCAAGACGGACCGCACCGGGCCAAGAAAAGCCTGGGCCAGAATTTTCTGACCGACCCCAACATCTGCCGCAAGATCGTGGACGCCCTCGCGCCCGCGCCCGACGACTATATTATTGAGATAGGTCCGGGGCAGGGGGCCTTGACCGAGCACCTGGCCGAGGTCGGGGCGCGGCGCCTGCGCGTGGTGGAGATGGACGACGAACTGGCCGAGGGGCTCGAAGAGCGCTGGCCGGAACTGGACGTGGTCCGGACCGACGCCCTCAAATTCCCGTGGACGGACCTGAACGAGACCGGGCCGTGCAAGATCATCGGGAACCTCCCGTACAACGTGGGTTCCAAGCTGATCTGGGACATCGTCAGCCGGGTGGAGACCCTGGAGCGCGCGGTCTTCATGGTCCAGCACGAGGTGGCTCTGCGCCTGACCGCCACCCCCGGCACCAAGGCCTTCGGCGGGCTGACCGCCTGGGTGAGGAACTTCTGCGACACGCGATATCTCTTCAAGGTGCCGCCCTCGGTCTTCCGGCCGCGCCCCAAGGTCGACTCCGCCGTGGTCCGCTTCGACCCGCTGCCCCGCGAAGACCGTCCCGACGATCCGGACAGGCTGGCCGGGCTGATCAAGCTGCTCTTTCAGCAGCGGCGCAAACAGATTTCCACCATCCTCAAGAAACGCATGACCCCGGCTGTGGAGCGGTGGTTCCTGGACGAGGGCGTCAGCCCTTCGGCGCGGCCGGAAAATCTCACTCCGGCACAATTCCGTACGCTTTCCTTAATATATTAG